In Streptomyces puniciscabiei, a single genomic region encodes these proteins:
- a CDS encoding phosphoketolase, producing MALTTERVADPAPPGFPDWSYAARQAAEAVPDQAIDAFWRALNHLSAAQLYLTDNARLARPLRPADVKETPRGHWGVCPPVNYMLAHLGPLTAWRPAGSELLVLHGAGHAGPSALAHAYLGGSLHLTGNGPGCSMPELRALITGFPHAERFGGEITPLIPGVRHTGGQLGPALAIAQGMVLDAPHRLVVPLIGDGELETGATAAAWLARRALHGEHGAVLPVVLANGLKMGGPSLLAGMNQDEVRAYFTGLGYEPLIHDGADLPGFRQVLADALTRLRPLGEPARQPVIVLTLPKGHTGPERVADRQIAGTPAVHKTPLKSPRHNDAEFAALAAWLASYRPAELFTTQGRPTDLVRQALPGPTTEPGTARPSAPLASRRLQSWPDVSAVVRERAASGAFRLFSPDEIASNRLAVTTDDALPPWATEILNEEICHGWLQGYTETGRDALLATYEAFAPVNTSLLIQHLKHRRLRYLTGQGGLPSVNYLITSLGWRNTYTHQNPGLVSSMLETEDGFVHVYTPADATRAAAVLAAMLAGHDRVNFLITDKHPGPAFPPDPFRDELTDGAAIWPHLSHHGRPHLVLASAGDIPARELSVAATRLRRSHPEIKIRYLHVNDLAVLGPAPNWPYALDERTFTRLFGTDTPVLMAVSTHPAPVRALLAARGETSRFHVVGYREPSRPTTPEGLLEYCGLSAAALSAQAALMIKEHSG from the coding sequence ATGGCCCTGACCACCGAACGCGTCGCCGACCCGGCCCCGCCCGGCTTCCCCGACTGGAGCTACGCGGCACGGCAGGCTGCCGAGGCCGTGCCCGACCAGGCCATCGACGCCTTCTGGCGGGCGTTGAACCACCTGTCCGCCGCCCAGCTCTACCTCACGGACAACGCCCGCCTCGCCCGCCCGCTCCGGCCCGCGGACGTCAAGGAGACTCCCCGCGGGCACTGGGGAGTCTGCCCGCCGGTCAACTACATGCTCGCCCACCTCGGGCCGCTGACCGCCTGGCGGCCCGCCGGGTCCGAACTGCTGGTGCTGCACGGCGCCGGGCACGCCGGGCCCTCGGCGCTCGCCCATGCCTACCTGGGCGGCAGCCTGCACCTGACCGGGAACGGGCCGGGCTGCTCGATGCCCGAACTGCGTGCCCTGATCACCGGCTTCCCGCACGCGGAGCGGTTCGGCGGGGAGATCACCCCGCTCATTCCCGGTGTCCGGCACACCGGCGGACAGCTCGGCCCCGCCCTCGCCATCGCCCAGGGCATGGTGCTGGACGCCCCGCACCGTCTGGTCGTCCCGCTGATCGGGGACGGCGAGCTGGAGACCGGGGCGACTGCGGCGGCTTGGCTCGCCCGCCGAGCCCTGCACGGAGAGCACGGGGCGGTGCTGCCGGTGGTGCTGGCCAACGGGCTGAAGATGGGCGGCCCCTCCCTGCTGGCCGGCATGAACCAGGACGAGGTACGCGCGTATTTCACCGGCCTCGGCTACGAGCCGCTGATCCACGACGGCGCCGACCTGCCCGGCTTCCGCCAGGTGCTGGCCGACGCCCTCACCCGGCTGAGGCCGCTCGGCGAGCCCGCCCGGCAGCCGGTGATCGTGCTGACCCTGCCCAAGGGCCACACCGGGCCAGAACGGGTGGCCGACCGGCAGATCGCGGGCACCCCGGCCGTCCACAAGACCCCACTGAAAAGCCCCCGCCACAACGACGCGGAGTTCGCCGCGCTGGCGGCCTGGCTCGCCTCCTACCGGCCCGCCGAGCTGTTCACCACCCAAGGACGACCGACCGACCTGGTGCGCCAGGCCCTGCCCGGTCCCACCACCGAACCGGGGACAGCACGGCCGTCGGCCCCGCTCGCCTCCCGGCGGCTCCAGTCCTGGCCCGACGTGTCCGCGGTCGTCCGCGAACGCGCGGCCAGCGGGGCGTTTCGCCTGTTCAGCCCGGACGAGATCGCCTCCAACCGGCTGGCGGTGACGACGGACGATGCGCTGCCGCCCTGGGCGACCGAGATCCTGAACGAGGAGATCTGCCACGGCTGGCTGCAGGGCTACACCGAGACCGGCCGGGACGCGCTGCTGGCCACCTACGAAGCCTTCGCCCCGGTCAACACCAGCCTGCTCATCCAGCACCTCAAGCACCGGCGCCTGCGCTACCTCACCGGCCAGGGCGGACTGCCCTCGGTCAACTACCTGATCACCTCGCTGGGCTGGCGCAACACCTACACCCACCAAAATCCCGGCCTCGTCTCCTCAATGCTGGAGACCGAGGACGGATTCGTGCACGTCTACACCCCGGCGGACGCTACGCGGGCCGCCGCCGTCCTCGCGGCGATGCTGGCCGGGCACGACCGCGTCAACTTCCTGATCACCGACAAGCACCCCGGCCCCGCCTTCCCGCCAGACCCGTTCCGCGACGAGCTCACCGACGGCGCCGCCATCTGGCCCCACCTGAGCCACCACGGCCGCCCGCACCTCGTCCTCGCCTCGGCCGGGGACATCCCGGCCCGCGAGCTGTCCGTCGCCGCCACGCGGCTGCGCCGGTCGCATCCCGAGATCAAGATCCGCTATCTGCATGTCAACGATCTCGCGGTCCTCGGTCCGGCCCCGAACTGGCCCTACGCTCTGGATGAGAGGACCTTCACCCGTCTGTTCGGCACCGACACCCCCGTTCTGATGGCCGTTTCCACCCACCCCGCTCCCGTCCGCGCGCTGCTGGCCGCCCGCGGCGAGACCAGCCGGTTCCACGTCGTTGGCTACCGGGAGCCCAGCCGCCCCACCACCCCCGAGGGCTTGCTGGAGTACTGCGGCCTCTCGGCAGCCGCCCTCTCCGCCCAAGCCGCCCTCATGATCAAGGAGCACAGCGGATGA
- the amcA gene encoding multiple cyclophane-containing RiPP AmcA has translation MKILDRLATSDTPVVMELIAAHDVPTPVIVEATWDNRPTWDNWAKNPAPFDNRPTWDNWNKKK, from the coding sequence ATGAAGATCCTGGACCGACTCGCCACATCCGACACCCCCGTCGTGATGGAGTTGATAGCCGCGCACGACGTCCCGACCCCGGTGATCGTTGAAGCGACGTGGGACAACCGGCCCACGTGGGACAACTGGGCGAAGAACCCGGCTCCCTTCGACAACCGCCCGACCTGGGATAACTGGAACAAGAAGAAGTAG
- a CDS encoding NUDIX hydrolase produces the protein MPRSILIHDGQTARDIGLVYCCSGYLVERGKVLLVHHNRFDKWVPPGGHIEPGESFAGTAVREFKEETGLLVEAISSQPAIHPADHNATPEPVPFYVDTEREGFPTPALVQFFYVQRQPGSREQAVEAQLEEVHGAAWFGLEDLGTLRTFDQVRSLARFALLNYPVAGERALS, from the coding sequence GTGCCTCGCTCGATTCTGATCCACGACGGCCAGACCGCCCGCGACATCGGTCTGGTGTACTGCTGCTCGGGCTACCTCGTCGAACGTGGCAAGGTGCTGCTTGTGCACCACAACCGCTTCGACAAATGGGTTCCGCCGGGCGGTCATATCGAGCCCGGGGAGTCCTTCGCGGGCACGGCGGTGCGCGAGTTCAAGGAGGAGACGGGGCTGCTGGTGGAGGCGATCTCCAGCCAGCCGGCCATCCACCCGGCCGACCACAACGCTACTCCTGAACCCGTGCCGTTCTATGTGGACACCGAGCGCGAAGGCTTCCCGACGCCGGCGCTGGTCCAGTTCTTCTACGTCCAGCGGCAGCCGGGCAGCCGGGAACAGGCCGTGGAGGCGCAGCTCGAAGAGGTGCACGGGGCCGCCTGGTTCGGTCTGGAGGACCTCGGCACCCTCAGGACCTTCGACCAGGTCCGTTCCCTGGCGCGGTTCGCCCTGCTGAACTACCCGGTGGCCGGGGAGCGCGCCCTGTCGTAG
- the galE gene encoding UDP-glucose 4-epimerase GalE, whose translation MAARAPHLALDPAIAWPTVGMWVRWEGERLGTSGPEPLPTQSGGPAAASPDFFASLAAGRLLGLERGRERSIVVKVLIAGGAGYIGSTVASACLDAGITPVILDNLVRGRREFTEGRTFYEGDIADGALVDRIFTEHPDISAVVHCAALIVVPESVADPIGYYEANVAKSLAFVRHLHLNGCDRIIFSSSASIYQAEDGSPVNEDSPLAPKSPYARTKAVCEAMFADIAVAGPRMLSLRYFNPIGADPKLRTGLQLKRPSHALGVLIQAHQEGRPFSITGTNYPTRDGSGIRDYVHVWDLAAAHIAAIERFDSILTGSKRSIAINLGTGSGTTVRELCAAFNNVVSTPLATVDAEPRPGDVAGGYTKSDRAAELLGWTPKLSLEDGIRSALDWIPVRDELLND comes from the coding sequence TTGGCCGCGAGGGCGCCACACCTCGCGCTCGACCCCGCCATCGCCTGGCCCACAGTCGGCATGTGGGTTCGATGGGAAGGCGAGCGTCTCGGCACTTCGGGCCCGGAGCCGCTCCCCACCCAGAGTGGCGGACCAGCCGCTGCCTCGCCTGATTTCTTCGCTAGCCTTGCTGCCGGTCGTCTACTGGGGCTGGAACGAGGCCGGGAGAGAAGCATCGTGGTGAAGGTCCTTATCGCCGGGGGTGCCGGTTACATCGGCAGCACGGTCGCCTCGGCCTGCCTGGACGCGGGCATCACCCCCGTGATCCTCGACAACCTCGTTCGGGGCCGCCGCGAGTTCACCGAGGGCCGCACGTTCTACGAGGGCGACATCGCGGACGGCGCGCTGGTCGACCGGATCTTCACGGAGCACCCGGACATCTCTGCCGTGGTGCACTGTGCGGCGCTGATCGTGGTGCCTGAGTCCGTCGCGGATCCGATCGGCTACTACGAGGCGAACGTGGCCAAGAGCCTGGCCTTCGTCCGCCACCTGCACCTCAACGGCTGCGACCGCATCATCTTCAGCAGCTCGGCCTCCATCTATCAGGCCGAGGACGGCTCGCCCGTCAACGAGGACTCGCCTCTGGCGCCGAAAAGCCCGTATGCGCGGACGAAGGCCGTGTGCGAGGCCATGTTCGCCGACATCGCCGTGGCCGGGCCACGCATGCTGTCGCTGCGGTACTTCAACCCCATCGGCGCCGACCCGAAGTTGCGTACCGGGCTCCAGCTCAAGCGGCCCAGTCATGCCCTGGGCGTGCTCATCCAGGCACATCAGGAAGGCCGTCCGTTCTCGATCACAGGTACGAACTACCCGACGCGCGACGGCAGCGGTATCCGGGACTATGTGCACGTCTGGGACCTCGCCGCGGCCCACATCGCGGCCATCGAGCGCTTCGACTCCATCCTCACGGGATCGAAGCGCTCGATCGCGATCAACCTGGGCACCGGCTCTGGCACCACGGTCCGGGAGTTGTGCGCCGCGTTCAACAACGTCGTCAGCACGCCTCTGGCCACCGTCGATGCCGAGCCGCGGCCCGGTGACGTGGCCGGCGGCTACACCAAGAGCGACCGGGCGGCCGAGTTGCTGGGGTGGACGCCGAAGCTGTCCCTGGAAGACGGCATCCGCTCCGCCCTTGACTGGATTCCGGTGCGCGACGAGCTGCTAAATGACTGA
- a CDS encoding class I SAM-dependent methyltransferase: MTYTPDELFASTAPYYARYRPGYDQAFYDMLAARFALDGTQRVLDLGTGTGVLALPLAKLVGHVTAVDPEPGMLDEGRKLAAEQDITNIDWRQGDSTTLPGMGLEPVLLTVMGAAFHWMDRDQTLRDLDQLVEPNGAVVLASGGAPGDLEPAPWLQVIADVRTRYLGPERRAGSGTYSHPRERHQDVLARSPFSNVETARWDRTVTRTLDEVIGLQFSYSYSSPAQLGDDKDAFERDLRQALTEFNPDGLFDEVVRTEAIVATRP; encoded by the coding sequence ATGACCTACACGCCCGACGAGCTGTTCGCCTCCACCGCCCCTTACTACGCCCGCTACCGGCCCGGCTACGACCAGGCTTTCTACGACATGCTGGCCGCGCGCTTCGCCCTGGACGGCACACAGCGCGTCCTGGACCTCGGCACCGGCACCGGCGTGCTCGCCCTGCCCCTCGCCAAGCTCGTCGGCCACGTCACCGCCGTCGACCCCGAGCCCGGCATGCTCGACGAGGGCCGCAAACTCGCCGCCGAGCAAGACATCACCAACATCGACTGGCGCCAAGGCGACTCCACCACCCTGCCCGGCATGGGACTGGAACCGGTACTGCTGACCGTGATGGGGGCCGCCTTCCATTGGATGGACCGCGACCAGACCCTTCGCGACCTCGACCAGCTCGTCGAGCCGAACGGGGCCGTCGTCCTAGCCTCCGGCGGCGCCCCCGGCGACCTGGAGCCCGCGCCTTGGCTCCAGGTCATCGCCGACGTCCGCACCCGCTACCTCGGCCCCGAGCGACGGGCCGGGTCGGGAACCTATTCCCACCCCAGGGAACGCCACCAGGACGTGCTGGCCCGCTCCCCGTTCTCCAACGTCGAAACCGCCCGCTGGGACCGCACCGTCACCCGCACCCTGGACGAGGTCATCGGCCTGCAGTTCTCCTACAGCTACTCCAGCCCCGCCCAACTCGGCGACGATAAGGACGCCTTCGAACGCGACCTGCGCCAGGCCCTCACCGAGTTCAACCCCGACGGCCTCTTCGACGAAGTCGTACGCACCGAGGCCATCGTCGCCACCCGCCCCTGA
- a CDS encoding phytanoyl-CoA dioxygenase family protein — MTTLDMAFPPDPKVLDAFERDGFVVLRDVITPEWREQAAAAAMRLLASDRTLGRDRSVDGKDGFRGIVAMDDTFLPLVTNPKVLPTLVALLSANLHLMSSNLIYMPSIPAGGTRTIRVPERHGWHRDMSSAARDLGTAAVPRMSIKAAYFLSDLAPDAGVTMVLPGSHTDTGPVTVPAGAIDPPGAITPDVGPCDAFLFENRTWHAGGLNTSGHPRLAVMMQYGYRWLAPVDDPAPQLLDRKDLTDIEQQLLGRPDRNPDGSVAHEGAGAAPLRAWWQHLNPDPARSSG; from the coding sequence ATGACGACCCTCGATATGGCGTTTCCGCCCGACCCGAAGGTCCTGGACGCCTTCGAACGTGACGGCTTCGTCGTGCTGCGCGATGTGATCACGCCCGAGTGGCGCGAGCAGGCCGCGGCGGCGGCGATGCGGCTGCTGGCCAGCGACCGCACCCTCGGACGGGACCGCAGCGTCGACGGCAAGGACGGCTTCCGCGGCATCGTCGCCATGGACGACACCTTCCTGCCGCTGGTCACCAACCCGAAGGTGCTGCCCACCCTCGTCGCGCTGCTGAGCGCGAACCTGCACCTGATGTCCAGCAACCTGATCTACATGCCGTCCATCCCGGCCGGTGGCACGCGCACCATCCGCGTCCCCGAGCGGCACGGCTGGCACCGCGACATGAGCTCTGCCGCGCGCGACCTCGGCACCGCTGCTGTCCCACGCATGTCGATCAAGGCCGCCTACTTCCTCAGCGACCTCGCCCCCGACGCCGGCGTCACCATGGTCCTCCCCGGCAGCCACACGGACACCGGCCCCGTGACCGTCCCGGCCGGAGCCATCGACCCGCCCGGCGCGATCACCCCAGACGTAGGCCCCTGCGATGCGTTCCTGTTCGAGAACCGCACCTGGCACGCGGGCGGCCTGAACACCTCCGGCCACCCGCGGCTGGCAGTGATGATGCAGTACGGCTACCGCTGGCTCGCCCCCGTCGACGACCCCGCCCCTCAGCTACTGGATCGCAAGGACCTGACCGACATCGAGCAGCAGCTGCTCGGCCGCCCCGACCGCAACCCGGACGGCTCCGTTGCTCACGAAGGCGCCGGAGCAGCGCCCCTGCGCGCCTGGTGGCAGCACCTGAACCCGGACCCGGCTCGTTCTTCGGGATGA
- a CDS encoding pentapeptide repeat-containing protein — protein sequence MDTRTIRRTSVTLPALNEPGLYLSNVTSLEGGRGRVAEFHYADADLRDLDLADAHLMDGRITGLKAQRTRLEKLRVDSVEFTGCDLSSLQWTDSKVSRAVFRDCKLMGAALEDVTLDNVLFENCKINYSTLTRVRAAGPVIFAKCSLRETTFAAADLGAALIDDCDLRLTEFDGGKYRGLDLRGNDLSQLRGLASLKQVVIDHAQTLQLAEALAAELDVTFGEDLDDK from the coding sequence ATGGACACCCGCACGATCCGCCGTACGAGCGTCACGCTTCCTGCCCTGAACGAGCCGGGCCTCTACCTCTCCAATGTCACCTCACTGGAGGGCGGCCGTGGCCGGGTGGCGGAGTTCCACTACGCCGACGCCGACCTGCGGGACCTCGACCTGGCCGACGCCCACCTGATGGACGGGCGGATCACCGGCCTCAAGGCCCAGCGCACCCGCCTGGAGAAGCTCCGCGTCGACTCCGTGGAGTTCACCGGATGCGACCTGTCCTCCCTGCAGTGGACCGACAGCAAGGTCTCCCGAGCCGTCTTCCGTGACTGCAAGCTCATGGGTGCCGCACTCGAAGACGTGACGCTCGACAACGTCCTGTTCGAGAACTGCAAGATCAACTACAGCACCCTCACCCGCGTTCGGGCCGCCGGCCCCGTGATCTTCGCCAAGTGTTCGCTGCGTGAGACCACCTTCGCCGCCGCTGACCTCGGCGCCGCCCTGATCGATGACTGCGATCTACGGCTGACCGAGTTCGACGGCGGGAAGTACCGCGGCCTGGACCTCCGGGGTAACGACCTCTCCCAGCTTCGCGGCCTGGCCTCGCTCAAGCAGGTCGTCATCGACCATGCCCAGACACTCCAGCTAGCCGAGGCCCTCGCCGCCGAGCTGGACGTCACCTTCGGTGAAGACCTCGACGACAAGTAG
- the amcB gene encoding cyclophane-forming radical SAM peptide maturase AmcB: MRSRPSLWRARYQQRFAPPQTVVVQPTTWCNLDCRYCYLPFRKLKHQMPPEVTEALAQAVAQFGDSGHPIGIVWHGGEPLAVGQQKFAALLSPFEALRRAGRVHHYVQTNATLITETWCDLLAAYDVRVGVSIDGPAALNAERVDLRGKPAFDRILRGISQLREHGIPFSVISVVGTLGIAMPEELLEFLTSLGGHSVGFNIEEIEGVNTDRQPPTAVQAEEFWRRTLTWTREHPGAPAVREVERLAEYLQLIRSGQRAEWDGRRLDPIPTISWKGDVVLLSPELADTAAPKYGDFVAGNILDRPLPEILRDAHRLRYVRDFLTGLDRCQAECEFFDFCRGAQAANRYFENGDLTTTETNYCRVSRQALVTALSTLATKEAVA, encoded by the coding sequence ATGCGCTCTCGCCCCTCCCTGTGGCGTGCCCGGTACCAGCAGCGGTTCGCGCCCCCGCAGACCGTGGTGGTGCAGCCCACGACCTGGTGCAATCTGGACTGCCGGTACTGCTACCTGCCGTTTCGTAAGCTCAAGCACCAGATGCCCCCGGAAGTGACCGAGGCCCTGGCGCAGGCGGTGGCCCAGTTCGGCGACAGCGGCCATCCGATCGGCATCGTCTGGCACGGCGGGGAGCCGCTCGCCGTGGGTCAGCAGAAGTTCGCCGCCCTGCTCTCGCCGTTCGAGGCCCTGCGGCGGGCGGGCCGAGTCCACCACTATGTGCAGACCAACGCGACGCTGATCACCGAGACGTGGTGCGACCTGCTGGCCGCGTACGACGTCCGCGTCGGAGTGAGTATCGACGGCCCGGCCGCCTTGAACGCCGAGCGCGTCGACCTGCGAGGCAAGCCCGCCTTCGACCGGATCCTGCGCGGAATCTCGCAGCTGCGCGAGCACGGCATCCCGTTCTCCGTCATCTCGGTGGTCGGCACCCTGGGCATCGCGATGCCGGAGGAGCTTCTGGAGTTCCTCACCTCTCTGGGTGGCCATTCGGTGGGCTTCAACATCGAGGAGATCGAAGGGGTCAACACCGACCGGCAGCCGCCCACCGCGGTCCAGGCCGAGGAGTTCTGGCGCCGCACCCTGACCTGGACCCGCGAGCACCCTGGTGCCCCGGCGGTCCGGGAAGTCGAGCGCCTCGCCGAGTACCTCCAGCTGATCCGTTCCGGCCAGAGAGCTGAGTGGGACGGGCGCCGCCTCGACCCGATCCCCACCATCTCCTGGAAGGGCGACGTGGTCCTGCTCTCCCCGGAACTCGCGGACACGGCGGCGCCCAAGTACGGCGACTTCGTGGCCGGCAACATCCTCGACCGCCCCCTGCCCGAGATCCTCCGTGATGCCCACCGGCTGCGCTACGTACGCGACTTTCTCACCGGCCTGGACCGCTGCCAGGCCGAATGCGAGTTCTTCGACTTCTGCCGCGGCGCCCAGGCCGCCAACCGCTACTTCGAGAACGGCGACCTTACGACCACCGAGACCAACTACTGCCGGGTCTCCCGGCAGGCCCTGGTCACGGCCCTGTCCACGCTCGCAACCAAGGAGGCTGTTGCATGA